From the genome of Primulina eburnea isolate SZY01 chromosome 12, ASM2296580v1, whole genome shotgun sequence, one region includes:
- the LOC140807746 gene encoding large ribosomal subunit protein eL27x, with translation MVKFLKPNKAVIVLQGRYAGRKAVIIRAFDDGTRDRPYGHCLVAGISKYPRKVIRKDSAKKQAKKSRVKCFIKLVNYNHIMPTRYTLDVDLKDVVTLDSLQSRDKKVTAAKETKARFEERFKTGKNRWFFTKLRF, from the coding sequence ATGGTGAAATTTCTGAAGCCAAACAAGGCCGTAATCGTATTACAAGGCCGATACGCCGGCCGTAAGGCCGTGATTATTCGAGCCTTCGACGACGGCACACGTGACCGTCCTTACGGGCATTGCTTAGTCGCCGGAATCTCCAAATACCCGCGTAAAGTCATCCGTAAGGACTCCGCAAAGAAGCAGGCGAAGAAATCGAGGGTGAAATGCTTCATTAAGCTCGTGAATTATAACCACATAATGCCCACGCGCTACACGCTCGATGTGGATCTGAAGGATGTGGTGACGCTGGATTCCCTGCAGTCGAGGGACAAGAAGGTGACGGCAGCTAAGGAGACGAAGGCTAGGTTCGAGGAGCGGTTCAAGACTGGGAAAAACCGCTGGTTCTTCACGAAACTCCGGTTCTGA